A window of Orenia marismortui DSM 5156 contains these coding sequences:
- a CDS encoding plasmid pRiA4b ORF-3 family protein yields the protein MKKLKISEDSPTSLVRDFTIFINYLEKNKITLTKTKQYLRGKDLFKLNHLMTNIVKDVTSRTPQERYPQLHLFYCLSLAGKLYKKEFKGKTKILLKPTENLKKYRELTITEKYFFIFESFWVDADWRELQGGTFAKADVYTVTPVMKFLSQSYAGQKIELKDTVHGELRRMMWDWEYYLLYFELFGFWQVVIDETATKRLSSKRAVFAEILIPTKFGIEMAKILKEERHLERWNLPYREAMGEWNVVPGSPICEIEQDPIDELMRIFGTEGFINAAEKEEIEEPEVEEWQEEEFLEPLKELFDEGELQKTISKGQSKGFIEGNYIFKVSLARGLWRKIKISSTHTLLDLHQIIQNAFDFNNDHLYAFFMTGQPWTEPKFTAPQDYDGIPVNEVQIGELGLEEGQQILYLFDYGDEWRFNVRLEKLNTQEKKVVEAEMIEKKGESPEQYPEYL from the coding sequence ATGAAAAAATTAAAAATATCTGAAGATAGTCCAACTTCATTAGTGCGTGATTTTACTATTTTTATTAACTATTTAGAGAAGAATAAAATTACTTTGACCAAGACTAAACAGTATTTACGTGGAAAAGATTTATTTAAATTAAATCACTTAATGACTAATATAGTTAAGGATGTAACTTCTAGAACTCCTCAAGAGAGATATCCACAATTACATTTATTTTATTGTTTGAGTTTAGCGGGGAAGCTATATAAAAAGGAGTTTAAGGGTAAGACTAAAATTTTATTAAAACCAACAGAAAATTTGAAAAAATATAGAGAATTGACTATAACAGAAAAGTACTTTTTTATTTTTGAATCCTTCTGGGTTGATGCTGATTGGAGGGAACTTCAAGGAGGAACATTTGCTAAGGCTGATGTATATACTGTTACTCCTGTGATGAAGTTTTTATCTCAATCATATGCTGGTCAAAAGATAGAACTGAAAGATACTGTACATGGCGAACTGCGACGAATGATGTGGGATTGGGAATATTATTTGCTTTATTTTGAATTGTTTGGTTTTTGGCAGGTAGTAATTGATGAGACAGCCACTAAACGTCTATCTTCTAAAAGAGCAGTATTTGCTGAGATACTAATACCTACAAAGTTTGGGATTGAGATGGCGAAGATATTAAAAGAAGAACGACACTTAGAAAGATGGAATTTGCCTTATAGAGAAGCTATGGGAGAGTGGAATGTAGTACCTGGTTCACCAATATGTGAGATAGAACAAGATCCAATTGATGAATTGATGCGTATCTTTGGTACAGAAGGTTTTATAAATGCTGCAGAAAAGGAAGAGATAGAAGAACCTGAAGTAGAGGAATGGCAGGAGGAAGAATTCCTTGAACCTTTAAAAGAACTCTTTGATGAAGGAGAATTGCAAAAGACTATTAGTAAAGGGCAAAGTAAAGGTTTTATAGAAGGTAATTATATTTTCAAGGTATCTTTAGCGAGAGGATTATGGAGAAAAATCAAAATATCTTCTACCCATACTCTACTTGATTTACATCAAATTATTCAAAATGCTTTTGATTTTAATAATGATCATTTATATGCTTTCTTTATGACGGGTCAGCCCTGGACTGAACCCAAATTTACAGCTCCACAAGATTATGATGGTATTCCAGTTAATGAAGTTCAAATTGGAGAATTAGGATTAGAAGAAGGTCAACAAATACTTTATTTATTTGATTATGGTGATGAATGGCGGTTTAATGTTAGGTTAGAAAAGCTTAATACTCAAGAAAAGAAAGTAGTAGAAGCAGAGATGATTGAGAAAAAAGGAGAATCACCAGAGCAGTATCCAGAGTATTTATAA
- a CDS encoding PD-(D/E)XK nuclease family protein, with protein sequence MTKKLIYSDVNPLQDLGLDYYLREDNLLYVVPYYEMEDTINEKVLRNDVSKGIEVKDIVSIDHLFRELYFKVDGSYQILRDSELKYILEEVLVEEDYIYFDQNSTKYLLDFINNLDAEMIDLSEYKVEDFVLREIIEIYHLFKEKLQKKGFISKWQAYQLLLARLTVEDFSYLYPEIKRIFLDRFYVIRRVELELILKVADYMEDFVVLIDYHQEKKKLFANLDNVVDRLKAEGFLLDNKINQDNQLLADIFSNQIKEKKYNWKEHMENKLKIVESKNRIDELNFVAKEIRELAREGVALDRIGVSFSSPEDYLPDLPRVFNDYHLPYTNGISLPLLSSPLAKSVLSLLEILDGNFDNDELLAVVDNSFIDFGLARSFIDELELILKRLRFEVKGWTLINKMQAESEKLEQGEIKEILKLFRKLLEWDLKEKANFSKFVQKLSELLTSLNFGVEVDLAEEDDLLAACKGIEGVIESLNKVFTAEQKELRAWIKLLKVAILEGKYKLGAKQGIKVTGNLELRAGDFDYIFLIGMSHSQYPTLSQNPLQRYLDLLDIHLEDKQVKERYTLFNNILSAKKEVVITYSPAQDEENSLLTSYLQELFRVVDSQELLIKAETGNKVFYSIKEAQKTIGNRLDQEDKVKLAKEYQWFENLKNSFELNKKRNSEEFSNYRGLLKDEDNLKWLEDKFDKDFNYSAHLLESYGSCSFAFLFDYLFKLGEVEYDEELHPIERGSILHKIVEKFYDDLGERVNDDNYKKAQETLLKVAHEVISSYPLFKDNFYWQTEGHRYLQNQELGPVFEEFLTAEKKAKLGRTKIDDFNFERAEWKFEDLELIKNYKFTGRVDRIDHSEDKDVYGVIDYKSGKVSNKTLTTNPIQIPLYILAVEKHFGKEVAFGSYYGLKPDDQIGYKNVIKSGVMQKSNQDKKNEEFRLKLEETKELIKACIQGIKGGNYSVRDQQSTCSYCQSQMICRREEF encoded by the coding sequence TTGACTAAAAAATTAATTTATAGTGATGTTAATCCATTGCAAGATTTGGGCTTAGATTACTATTTGAGAGAAGATAATTTGTTATATGTAGTACCTTATTATGAGATGGAGGATACGATCAATGAAAAGGTCTTAAGAAATGATGTTAGTAAAGGGATAGAAGTTAAGGATATCGTTTCTATAGATCATTTATTTAGAGAGTTGTATTTTAAAGTTGATGGCAGTTATCAGATCTTGAGGGATAGTGAGCTTAAATATATATTGGAAGAAGTATTAGTAGAAGAAGATTATATTTATTTTGATCAGAATTCTACTAAGTATCTCTTGGATTTTATCAATAATCTTGATGCAGAAATGATAGACTTATCAGAGTATAAAGTTGAGGATTTCGTTTTAAGAGAGATAATAGAGATTTACCATCTATTCAAAGAGAAACTACAGAAGAAAGGCTTTATTAGCAAATGGCAGGCTTATCAATTACTTTTAGCTAGATTAACAGTAGAAGACTTTAGCTATCTTTATCCTGAGATTAAGAGGATATTTTTAGATAGATTTTATGTGATTAGAAGAGTAGAGCTAGAGTTAATTTTGAAGGTAGCAGATTATATGGAAGACTTTGTGGTTTTAATAGATTATCATCAAGAGAAGAAAAAACTCTTTGCTAATCTAGATAATGTAGTAGATAGGTTAAAAGCAGAAGGGTTTCTTTTAGATAATAAAATTAATCAAGATAATCAATTGCTAGCAGATATATTTTCCAATCAGATTAAAGAGAAAAAATATAACTGGAAAGAACATATGGAAAATAAGCTTAAGATAGTAGAGAGTAAAAATAGGATAGATGAGTTGAACTTTGTAGCTAAAGAAATCAGAGAATTGGCTAGAGAAGGTGTAGCTCTTGATAGGATTGGAGTGTCCTTTTCCAGTCCTGAAGATTATCTACCAGATTTACCTCGGGTTTTTAATGATTATCACCTTCCCTATACTAATGGAATTTCTCTTCCCCTATTATCTTCGCCACTGGCAAAATCAGTCTTGTCTTTATTGGAGATTTTAGATGGTAACTTTGATAATGATGAGTTATTGGCGGTAGTAGATAACTCTTTTATAGATTTTGGCTTAGCAAGATCATTTATTGATGAGTTAGAGCTGATACTAAAGAGGTTAAGGTTTGAGGTTAAAGGTTGGACTTTAATTAACAAAATGCAGGCGGAAAGTGAAAAACTTGAACAGGGAGAAATAAAAGAGATCTTAAAACTATTTAGAAAGTTGCTAGAGTGGGATTTAAAAGAGAAGGCTAATTTTAGTAAATTTGTTCAGAAGTTAAGTGAATTATTAACCTCTTTAAATTTTGGGGTCGAAGTTGACTTAGCAGAAGAGGATGATTTATTAGCAGCTTGCAAAGGGATAGAAGGGGTAATCGAAAGTTTAAATAAGGTCTTTACAGCGGAACAAAAAGAACTAAGAGCATGGATTAAACTATTAAAGGTGGCTATATTAGAAGGAAAATACAAGTTAGGAGCTAAGCAAGGAATTAAAGTTACAGGTAATCTAGAGTTAAGGGCAGGTGACTTTGATTATATCTTTTTAATTGGAATGAGCCATAGTCAATACCCTACTTTAAGCCAAAATCCATTACAGCGATATTTAGACTTGCTAGATATTCACTTAGAGGATAAGCAGGTTAAAGAGAGATATACTCTTTTTAATAATATCTTATCAGCTAAGAAAGAGGTAGTGATTACCTATTCACCTGCCCAAGATGAGGAAAATTCTTTATTAACATCATATTTACAGGAACTATTTAGAGTAGTAGACAGTCAAGAACTTCTGATCAAAGCTGAGACAGGTAATAAAGTCTTTTATTCTATTAAGGAAGCCCAAAAAACTATAGGAAACAGATTGGATCAAGAGGATAAAGTTAAATTAGCAAAAGAGTATCAATGGTTTGAAAATTTAAAGAATAGCTTTGAATTAAATAAAAAGAGGAATAGTGAGGAATTTAGCAATTATCGAGGACTACTTAAAGATGAAGATAATCTAAAGTGGTTAGAGGATAAATTTGATAAAGACTTTAATTATTCAGCTCATTTATTAGAGAGTTATGGAAGTTGCTCCTTTGCCTTCCTTTTTGATTATCTCTTTAAATTAGGTGAGGTTGAATATGATGAAGAGCTACACCCTATAGAAAGAGGGTCCATTTTACATAAGATAGTAGAGAAATTCTATGATGATCTAGGTGAAAGGGTCAATGATGATAATTACAAGAAAGCTCAAGAAACACTACTTAAGGTAGCCCATGAAGTTATCAGTTCTTATCCATTATTTAAGGATAATTTTTATTGGCAGACAGAAGGCCACCGTTATTTGCAGAACCAAGAATTAGGACCAGTCTTTGAAGAGTTTTTAACAGCAGAGAAGAAAGCAAAGTTAGGTAGAACAAAGATTGATGACTTTAACTTTGAACGAGCAGAATGGAAATTCGAAGACTTAGAATTGATTAAAAACTATAAATTCACAGGAAGAGTTGACAGGATAGACCATAGTGAAGATAAGGATGTCTATGGTGTAATCGATTATAAGAGTGGAAAAGTTTCTAATAAGACTCTAACTACTAATCCGATTCAAATTCCTCTTTATATTCTAGCAGTAGAGAAACACTTCGGGAAAGAGGTCGCCTTTGGTAGCTATTATGGGCTAAAACCTGATGATCAGATCGGTTATAAAAATGTAATCAAAAGTGGAGTAATGCAAAAGAGTAATCAAGATAAGAAGAATGAAGAGTTTAGGTTAAAATTAGAGGAGACTAAAGAGTTAATCAAAGCTTGTATTCAAGGGATAAAAGGTGGTAATTATTCCGTTAGAGATCAGCAGAGTACTTGTAGCTATTGCCAAAGTCAGATGATCTGTAGAAGGGAGGAGTTTTAA
- a CDS encoding ferritin family protein — protein MNIYEFAIDFEMINKDYYEECAKRTQDKNLKRIFNYLAAEERRHEEIVRSLSRKEEVFDIESDILPKAKEVFEEIANDISVNSEQPTREDINVYRKAVEMERSSYNFYRDKAESISEVEVKEVFLKLAKEEKRHEIIMDNIVEHLEKPDQWVESAEFNHLEDY, from the coding sequence ATGAATATCTATGAATTTGCAATTGATTTCGAGATGATAAATAAAGATTATTACGAAGAATGTGCTAAAAGAACTCAGGATAAGAATTTAAAGAGAATCTTTAATTATTTGGCTGCGGAAGAAAGAAGGCATGAAGAGATTGTTAGATCATTATCTAGAAAAGAAGAGGTATTTGATATTGAATCTGATATTTTACCAAAGGCAAAAGAAGTTTTTGAAGAAATAGCTAATGATATTTCTGTTAATAGTGAGCAACCAACAAGAGAAGATATAAATGTTTATAGAAAAGCAGTAGAAATGGAAAGAAGCAGTTATAATTTTTATAGAGATAAGGCAGAAAGTATAAGTGAAGTAGAAGTAAAAGAAGTATTTTTGAAATTAGCTAAAGAGGAGAAACGCCATGAGATAATTATGGATAATATTGTAGAACATTTAGAAAAGCCAGATCAATGGGTTGAGAGTGCAGAATTTAACCATTTAGAAGATTATTAG
- a CDS encoding UvrD-helicase domain-containing protein → MGKEIRGMVFTDQQAQAVLTLDRNLAINAGAGSGKTRVLTERYLEILLRPVEEGGLMYQKDALNKVIAITFTRKAAGEMKDRVRERFEKYLSENRDNLSTKESEWIFYILDNLNQGRISTIHSFCSEILRRYFFKAKVRSDFKVLEGIEEKNLEDEAIINIIEKIRNSSDQEIYQKLWDLTFIYGKSRLVNIFKSMLRIRDRLDGVLSSRGIAKINGDLKELLYDINLRVIREYLGNEEINGIFKALGDYYPKKESEGVIVVNQILDLYPKIAKKLSKYSKDQNIENKVELLELYFELIKCCYDFQQDKGLSIWGKMKAGDWEGGNDSKKAVNKLHKELRDIILSLMPKNSGSPIIVNEDDDNLVDPEILESLLEIYQLIKEEYQSLKDSKGYLDYLDLEEKTVQLFEENYDLVEELRDELNFIMVDEFQDTNPLQWKIISPLVTRDSDYQQLGKNKLFVVGDPKQSIYGFRRADVRIFNQVLDQISPDRAEDEIINLKDNFRSNQGIIDFVNTVFKEIMIEENDYDVSYEDLKYGRGVIFSEEIRDNLESHLEILLTNKADSDDDYSNAELEGENIAKKIKWLVNSSGKKIATKEGQVPVIYGDIAILMRSRSRLKEYEGALEEYGIPYQTVGGLGFYQQQEIYDIYLALKSLVFPQDDLNSFGLMRSPLFALSDDLLFSLTVDSKDYGFTDESLLERVFKIKPEIEKSFNKWLELKNKLSIDRLINTILIDCGLYGSYLAGAKGEQRLANIEKLLAEAADFSYRSEGDLYKFVKELELLISTEEKEGTGEIKDRSERGKVKLMTIHASKGKEFPVVFMANMNSRARGTRSAIICDEVENKDYLGLRYYNDRLEREENFSYGILRKEIEDKELMEEKRIFYVAVTRAEEMLFLSGVVDQDKPKIYNSFKWLIEVGLKYNLAEFLEGEEDSDRIGIKIKDRELFIKITKGEKELDLGEDAKDVDSKEDINLDLAKDFNYGKEVVTPSQLLKKKDKVKANQSLSLSLSTTNYGSLKGSIVHKAIELMVKGLEVDLDYLFNLYPQHQEYANLKDEIIKIISRLEECDQFKRVIEAKYRAEVPFYLETEAKKIRGTIDLIFKDEDGSLAVVDWKTNRIIQTEDIIEKYREQIKIYQKAVKEISGQEEVKGYLYLVNATKGKRLQKV, encoded by the coding sequence ATGGGTAAAGAAATTCGAGGTATGGTCTTTACTGATCAGCAGGCACAGGCAGTACTTACTTTAGATAGGAATTTAGCAATTAATGCAGGGGCAGGAAGTGGTAAGACTAGAGTTTTAACAGAACGTTATTTAGAGATACTTCTCCGGCCAGTTGAAGAAGGTGGTTTGATGTATCAGAAGGATGCTTTAAATAAGGTTATCGCCATTACCTTTACTAGAAAAGCTGCAGGAGAGATGAAGGATAGAGTTAGAGAGAGATTTGAGAAGTATCTAAGTGAAAATAGAGATAATTTAAGTACAAAAGAGTCAGAATGGATCTTTTATATTTTAGATAATTTGAATCAGGGTAGAATCTCTACAATTCATTCCTTTTGTAGTGAAATTTTAAGAAGATATTTCTTTAAGGCCAAGGTGAGATCGGATTTTAAAGTCTTAGAGGGGATAGAAGAGAAAAATTTAGAAGATGAAGCAATTATCAATATTATAGAGAAGATTAGAAATTCATCAGATCAAGAAATTTATCAAAAACTCTGGGATTTGACCTTTATATATGGTAAGTCTAGGCTAGTTAATATTTTTAAGAGTATGCTAAGGATTAGAGATAGGCTGGATGGGGTCTTGAGCAGTAGAGGTATTGCTAAGATAAATGGTGATTTAAAAGAGTTGCTTTATGATATTAATCTGAGGGTAATAAGAGAGTATCTAGGAAATGAAGAAATTAACGGGATATTTAAGGCTTTAGGTGACTATTATCCCAAAAAAGAATCAGAAGGTGTTATAGTAGTTAATCAGATACTTGACTTATATCCTAAGATAGCTAAGAAGCTAAGTAAGTACTCTAAGGATCAAAACATTGAGAATAAGGTAGAGTTATTAGAATTGTACTTTGAATTGATTAAATGTTGTTATGATTTTCAGCAAGATAAAGGCCTTAGTATTTGGGGGAAGATGAAAGCAGGAGATTGGGAAGGTGGTAATGATAGTAAAAAGGCTGTTAATAAGCTACATAAAGAATTAAGAGATATTATTTTAAGCTTGATGCCTAAAAATAGTGGAAGTCCAATTATAGTTAATGAAGATGATGATAACTTAGTAGATCCTGAAATTTTAGAGTCACTTTTAGAGATTTATCAGTTGATTAAAGAAGAGTATCAGAGTTTAAAGGATAGTAAAGGCTATTTAGACTACTTGGATTTAGAAGAGAAGACTGTACAATTATTTGAAGAAAATTATGATTTAGTAGAAGAGTTAAGAGATGAGCTTAACTTTATTATGGTCGATGAATTTCAAGATACCAACCCACTACAGTGGAAGATTATCAGTCCTTTAGTCACTAGGGATTCTGATTATCAGCAACTAGGTAAAAATAAACTATTTGTAGTAGGAGATCCTAAGCAATCAATTTATGGTTTTAGAAGGGCTGATGTTAGAATCTTTAATCAAGTCTTAGATCAGATTTCACCAGATAGAGCCGAGGATGAGATTATTAACCTTAAGGATAATTTCCGTTCTAACCAAGGAATTATTGATTTTGTAAATACTGTTTTTAAAGAGATAATGATAGAAGAGAATGACTATGATGTTTCCTATGAAGACCTTAAATATGGTCGAGGAGTTATATTTTCTGAGGAGATTAGGGATAACTTAGAGTCTCATTTAGAGATATTGCTTACTAACAAAGCTGATAGTGATGATGATTATAGTAATGCAGAGCTAGAAGGAGAGAATATCGCTAAAAAGATAAAGTGGTTAGTCAATAGTTCGGGCAAGAAAATAGCTACAAAAGAAGGACAAGTTCCAGTGATTTATGGAGATATAGCTATTTTAATGAGAAGTAGAAGTAGGTTAAAGGAGTATGAAGGGGCTTTAGAAGAGTATGGAATTCCTTATCAAACAGTAGGTGGCTTAGGATTTTATCAACAACAGGAAATTTATGATATCTACTTAGCCTTAAAGAGTTTAGTCTTTCCTCAAGATGATCTAAATAGCTTTGGACTGATGAGAAGTCCCTTATTTGCTTTAAGTGATGACTTACTATTTAGCTTGACTGTTGATAGTAAAGACTATGGATTTACAGATGAGAGCTTATTAGAGCGAGTATTTAAAATAAAACCAGAGATTGAAAAGAGCTTTAATAAGTGGTTAGAATTAAAGAATAAGTTGAGTATAGACCGTTTAATCAATACTATCTTAATAGATTGTGGGTTGTATGGGAGCTATTTGGCAGGGGCTAAGGGTGAACAGCGTCTAGCTAATATAGAGAAGTTATTAGCAGAGGCTGCTGACTTTAGTTATCGTAGTGAAGGTGATTTATATAAATTTGTTAAAGAGTTAGAGCTACTTATCAGTACTGAGGAGAAGGAAGGAACAGGAGAGATCAAAGATAGAAGTGAGAGAGGTAAGGTTAAATTGATGACTATCCATGCTTCTAAAGGTAAGGAGTTTCCTGTAGTATTTATGGCCAATATGAATAGTAGAGCAAGGGGAACTAGATCAGCAATTATCTGTGATGAGGTAGAGAATAAGGATTATCTAGGTTTGAGATATTATAATGATCGCTTAGAACGAGAAGAGAACTTTAGTTATGGTATCTTAAGAAAAGAGATTGAAGATAAAGAATTGATGGAGGAAAAACGGATCTTCTATGTAGCAGTTACTAGGGCAGAAGAGATGTTATTCTTATCAGGGGTAGTCGATCAAGATAAGCCTAAGATCTATAATAGCTTTAAGTGGCTAATAGAGGTTGGGTTAAAGTATAATTTAGCAGAGTTTTTGGAAGGTGAAGAGGATAGTGATAGGATTGGAATTAAGATAAAAGATCGAGAGTTGTTTATAAAGATTACTAAAGGTGAGAAGGAGCTAGATTTGGGTGAAGATGCTAAAGATGTAGATTCTAAAGAAGATATTAACTTAGATCTGGCCAAGGACTTTAATTATGGTAAAGAGGTAGTAACACCTTCTCAATTATTAAAAAAGAAAGATAAAGTTAAAGCTAATCAATCACTTAGCTTATCATTATCAACTACTAATTATGGTAGTTTAAAAGGTAGTATTGTTCATAAAGCTATTGAGTTGATGGTTAAAGGTTTAGAAGTAGATTTAGATTATCTCTTTAACTTGTATCCTCAACATCAAGAGTATGCAAATTTAAAGGATGAGATAATTAAGATAATTTCGAGACTAGAAGAGTGTGATCAATTTAAGAGGGTAATTGAAGCTAAGTACAGGGCAGAAGTGCCTTTTTACTTAGAAACTGAAGCTAAGAAGATTAGAGGAACTATCGATTTAATCTTTAAAGATGAGGATGGAAGCTTAGCAGTAGTTGATTGGAAGACTAATAGAATTATTCAGACAGAAGATATAATAGAAAAGTATAGAGAGCAAATCAAGATATATCAAAAAGCGGTGAAAGAGATAAGTGGTCAGGAGGAAGTGAAAGGATATCTTTATCTTGTTAATGCTACGAAAGGTAAGAGATTACAAAAGGTATAG
- the pglZ gene encoding BREX-1 system phosphatase PglZ type A, translated as MELDKIEKTLEEKFTRELSDAKKRHIIFWYDEDKEFVEDIEELNLNNAKLWKLTGNNNFETKYQLEVVDQESNYLIYSDKPEPAKRENWLLDIQKYSDIFTANQITLIMQEFGVEDYSLRYLFSKYKKFFDSKKRRKRLKKYNLNDYREENFDIAIISALSMLKMPSLENAVKKILMEGFNEEDNRYFVDIKKFGDENSFWRLIEDNYAYIAKDKSLKGLMRFLITTNLHHNLKEDFPKEWEGYVAERENNSIVFLDHWMSHSDHARSYEDLSREIAKEINLKEYIFNWKVDNYLDCDSFEDFDLAIIDRLKANLLDDLDEFDRYQEIIIARRTKHWYEKFEEVYEAIYQAIELFKYQKKYNKIIRQEKSYDFFKTYLEDYYLIDKAYRKFYLAYDQIEDKELIIELKDRVENLYTNWYLQEVSTKWSNVIEEELIDDWQISGIKQQKDFYREFIKETVEDGERVYVVISDALRYEAAAEFSQLLNAEVKGATELYAMQGTLPSYTKLGMASLLPHQKLDINDKGDVIVNGINSQGLKNREKILKGTEEESVALRYEDVVQMSRSDLRDVVKGTKLVYIYHNKIDAKGDHAATELEVFEAVEESYEELDLIVRTLKHGLSAANIYITADHGFIYRRRPLEESDKTDSVKIDALEEKRRFIISRDKVDIEGTLRVNLDYIFGDNSGLTTIVPRGVNRFKKQGAGQNYVHGGASLQEIVIPVIKFKNDRSQNSENEVKKVDIKLTSISKKITNNIFYLNFFQSEKIKEKLIPRRVRLYFEDEMGNRISNENIIIADSDSESSKERSFKEKFTLQDLDYQRDKDYYLVLVDEEENKIYEKISFRISLL; from the coding sequence ATGGAGTTAGATAAAATTGAAAAAACACTAGAAGAAAAATTTACAAGAGAGCTTAGTGATGCTAAGAAAAGACATATTATTTTTTGGTATGATGAAGATAAAGAATTTGTTGAAGATATAGAAGAACTGAATTTAAATAATGCTAAACTATGGAAGTTAACAGGAAATAATAATTTTGAAACAAAGTATCAACTAGAGGTTGTAGACCAGGAATCTAATTATCTAATCTATTCTGATAAGCCAGAACCTGCTAAACGGGAGAATTGGTTATTGGATATTCAGAAGTATTCTGATATTTTCACCGCAAATCAAATTACTTTAATTATGCAAGAGTTTGGTGTAGAGGATTATTCTTTGAGGTATCTTTTTAGTAAATATAAGAAGTTTTTTGATAGTAAAAAGCGACGTAAGAGATTAAAGAAATATAATCTTAATGATTATCGAGAAGAGAACTTTGATATAGCAATTATATCTGCATTATCCATGTTAAAGATGCCTAGTTTAGAGAATGCAGTTAAAAAGATATTAATGGAAGGTTTTAATGAGGAAGATAATAGATATTTTGTGGATATTAAAAAATTTGGTGATGAGAATAGTTTTTGGAGACTGATAGAAGATAATTATGCTTACATAGCTAAAGATAAGAGTCTTAAAGGATTAATGAGATTTCTTATTACTACTAATTTACATCATAATTTGAAAGAGGATTTTCCTAAAGAGTGGGAAGGATATGTAGCAGAAAGGGAAAATAATTCTATAGTATTTCTTGATCACTGGATGAGCCATAGTGATCATGCTAGAAGTTATGAGGACTTATCTAGGGAGATTGCAAAAGAGATCAATCTTAAGGAATATATCTTTAATTGGAAGGTAGATAATTATCTAGATTGTGATAGTTTTGAAGATTTTGATTTGGCTATTATTGATAGATTGAAGGCTAATTTATTAGATGATTTAGATGAATTTGATAGGTACCAGGAGATTATTATTGCTAGAAGGACTAAACATTGGTATGAGAAGTTCGAGGAAGTGTATGAAGCTATCTATCAAGCAATAGAACTATTTAAGTATCAGAAGAAGTATAATAAAATCATTAGACAAGAAAAGTCTTATGATTTCTTTAAGACCTATTTAGAAGATTACTACTTAATTGATAAAGCATATCGTAAATTTTATTTAGCTTATGATCAAATAGAAGATAAGGAATTAATCATAGAGTTGAAGGATAGAGTTGAAAATCTATATACTAACTGGTACTTACAAGAAGTATCTACAAAATGGTCTAATGTAATTGAAGAAGAATTGATAGATGATTGGCAGATTTCTGGAATCAAACAGCAGAAGGATTTCTATAGAGAGTTTATTAAAGAAACTGTAGAAGATGGAGAAAGGGTTTATGTGGTTATCTCTGATGCTTTACGATATGAAGCTGCAGCAGAATTTAGTCAATTACTCAATGCAGAAGTAAAGGGAGCAACGGAGCTTTATGCTATGCAAGGGACCCTTCCTTCTTATACAAAGTTAGGAATGGCCAGTCTGCTGCCCCATCAAAAGTTAGATATCAATGATAAGGGCGATGTTATTGTAAATGGGATAAATTCTCAAGGATTAAAGAATAGGGAGAAGATATTAAAGGGAACTGAAGAAGAATCTGTAGCTTTAAGGTATGAAGATGTAGTTCAAATGAGTAGAAGCGATTTACGTGATGTAGTGAAGGGGACGAAGCTAGTTTATATTTATCATAATAAAATTGATGCCAAAGGGGATCATGCTGCAACAGAACTAGAGGTTTTTGAAGCTGTAGAAGAGAGTTATGAAGAGTTAGATTTGATTGTGAGAACCTTGAAGCATGGATTGAGTGCAGCTAATATTTATATTACTGCCGATCATGGTTTTATTTATCGGCGTAGACCATTAGAAGAGAGTGATAAGACAGATAGTGTAAAGATAGATGCTTTAGAAGAAAAGCGAAGATTTATAATTAGCAGAGATAAAGTGGATATAGAAGGGACTTTAAGGGTTAATTTAGATTATATATTTGGAGATAATAGTGGATTAACTACTATTGTACCACGGGGAGTTAATCGATTTAAGAAGCAGGGAGCTGGCCAGAATTATGTTCATGGAGGAGCTTCATTACAGGAAATAGTTATTCCAGTAATTAAGTTTAAGAATGATAGGAGTCAAAATAGTGAAAATGAAGTGAAGAAAGTAGATATTAAGTTAACTAGTATTTCTAAAAAGATTACTAATAATATATTCTATCTCAACTTTTTTCAAAGTGAAAAGATTAAGGAGAAATTAATTCCGAGGCGAGTAAGGTTGTACTTTGAAGATGAAATGGGTAATAGAATTTCTAATGAAAATATTATTATTGCTGATAGTGATTCTGAAAGTTCTAAGGAGAGAAGTTTTAAAGAGAAGTTTACTTTGCAAGATTTAGATTATCAAAGAGATAAGGATTATTACTTGGTGCTAGTTGATGAGGAAGAGAATAAAATATATGAGAAGATTAGTTTTAGGATAAGTTTGTTATAA